Below is a genomic region from Paenibacillus rhizovicinus.
CGCAGAAGGCCTGCGATAAAAGGCATCTATTTATAATCCATTAATGCGTTTAATGCGTTGCCGATTCGGCCTCCATAACATACTTGTAGCCGACGCCCCACACGGTACGGATAAAATGCGGTTCCTTCGGATTCTTCTCCACCTTGCGGCGCAGGTTCACGATGTGCACGTCGATCGCACGGTCGGTAACGAAGGAATCAAAACCGCGAATCGCATTAATCAAATCCTCGCGGCTAAACACTTTACCGGGATGGGTCAAGAAGAGTTTCATGATTTCGAACTCCGAGAACGTCGTCTCGACGAAATTGCCCCGAACGAGCAGCAGCCTGCGCTCGGAATCCAGCTTGATCTCTTTCTCGGCTATCGCTTCAGCCGCCTCCATCGAGCGGCTCTCCGACACGGCGGTCTGCATCAAACGCGATCTGCGGATAAGTGCTTCCACCCGGGCGCTGAGCTCATGCATGCTGAACGGCTTGCATAAGTAATCATCCGCTCCGGCGCGAAGTGCTTGTACCCGCTCGGAAACTTCCGACTTCATGGAGACGATCATAATCGGTACGGGGGATTGCTGACGCATCCGGATGCACAGTTCAATGCCATCCCAATCTGGAAGCATGAGATCCAGCAATACAAGATCCGGCTTAAACTGTTCCAGCAGCTTCAGCCCTAGCTCGCCGTTTTCCGCCTGTTTGATTTCGTATCCCTCGCCGGACATGTACATGGACAGCATGTCGCTCATCATCACGTCATCTTCGATAATCAAGAGTTTGTACATGCAATGCCTCACCTCGTGAAGGAATTCGTCCATTTCGACAGCAAACGCGGAGCCGACTGCCTGGCACGTTTCATCTACTATAATATACAATAGGAAGATCGTCCCAACAATAGATTGTTAGAAAAATGTTAGGAAATATTGTCGAAATCTGGCATAATAATTGTCAATTCTTCCAGTAGATTCTGCAGTACCGCGTTCGCTTCGGACGCGGCCGTTTCCAGCTCCGGCGCGGGCTGTCCATCCCCGGCAGCCTTCAGCTGCAGCTCCAGCCGATGTGCCGACGCAGACAATTCGTCAGCGGACAAATTACCGGCTACGCCTTTCAACGTATGCGCCATCCGACGGGCAGTGGCGTAATCGCCGGCATCCACGGTCTCGTACAGGCGCTCCTCGAACGTTCGGTAATCTTTCAGGAACAGCTTCAGCATATGCGTCAGTATATCCCGCTTGCCGTTCACCCGCTGCAACGCTTCCTGCAGACGCAGGCCCTCTATGCCGCGTTCAAGCCATTCCTCGCCCGCATCCGATACCGGCACGTAGACGGCGCTCAGCGAATCGCGCTCCTTCGGTTTGGCCTTCGCCGCATCTCCTGTTTTGCCCTTGGCAGGTTCAACGCGCAGCTCCTTGCCGTAGCGAAGCCATTTGGCGATGACTTGCATCAGCTTCGCAGGGTCGATCGGCTTCGTCAGCACGTCGTTCATCCCAAGCTGCATATAGCGGTCATGATCCTCTTGCATAATATTCGCCGTCAGCGCGACGATCGGCATGCGGTCGTATTTGGAATCCAGGCGAATGATGCGGGCCGCCTCGTCGCCGTCCATTTCCGGCATATGAATGTCCATCAGGATCAGATCGTATCGTTTGGTCGTCAGTCTATCCAGCACTTCGTTCCCGGTTTCGGCGACATCGACTTTGCATCCCCATTCCCGAAGCTGTTCGACGGCCACGAGCTGATTGATGTCATTGTCTTCGGCAAGCAAAATCGTTCCGGCCAGCGGCTCCGGCACGGATGCGGCGGCAGCCGTCTCCTCCATGCCTTCGGCGGGCCTCTCCGCCGTCCGATCGAACAACGTCAGCAGCGCCTGATACAAGCTGATGCGCGTGGTCGGCTTGACCAGGATGGCGTCCGGCCGATTCTCCTCCGGCAGTTTCAACAGCTCTTCACGGCCATAAGCCGTCGTCAGCGCGATCGTCTTGATGCCCGCCTCCTTGGCCGTTTCGTGCATGGCATGCCAGGTCTCCTCGGCATACATGTCCGGCATTTCGAAATCTAGCAGCACCGCAAACGGCAGGACGCCTATTCCGGATCGGGCGAGCCGCTCGTGGGCAGACTTCCACGACCACAGCGGGATCGGCATGAGTCCGCTCTCCTCAAGCGCCGTGCAGAGCCGCTCGCTCAAGTACTGGTGATCCTCCACGACCCAGATCGAACAGTCCTTGCCAGCCTGAATGAAGAACCGGTCCATCAGCGGCGGCTCGGCGACGGCCAAATCGAGCGCGAAGGAAAACGTGCTGCCTTTGCCGATCTCGCTTCTCACCTGAATCGTGCCTCCCATCAGCTCCACCAGCCGCTTGACGATGACGAGGCCGAGGCCTGTCCCGCCGTATTTGCGGTTCGTCTGCGCGTTCGCCTGCACGAACGGTTTGAACAGCTTGCTGAGCTGATCCTCCGTCATGCCGATGCCGGTATCCTCCACGGTGAACGCAATGCGGGCATGGCTGCCCTCCGTCTCCCCGCCGCTCAGCACTTCCAGTCGCAGCCGCACGAATCCGCGCTCCGTAAACTTGATGGCATTGATGCAAAGATTGAGCAGAATTTGCTCGATGCGCAGCCAATCGCCGATCAACGATTCAGGCAGCATAAGCGGCGTCTCCGTAATGAATTGGAACTGCTCTTTGCCGCCGACGAAGACGCTCAGCATTTCGTTCAGCTTCTGAATGAGACTGTACGGATCGAACGGCATCTCGTTCAGCTCGATTCGGCCCGCTTCGGCTTTGGAGAAATCCAGAATATCGTTGATGATCGCGAGCAGCGCTTGAGACGAATCCCGCGTTTTCTGCAAATAATCGAGCTGCAGCGGCATAAGCTCCGTCTTCTGCATGAGTCCCGTTAAGCCGATGATGCCGGCAAGCGGCGTCCGAATCTCATGGCTGATCTGAGCCAGGAAATGGCTTTTGGCGACATTCGCGCTTTCCGCCTCCCGCTTGGCTTGCTCCAGCTCGAATTGCACGCGCTTCGCTTCGGAGATATCCCTGGCGATGCAGGAGTAGAACGATTCCCCGGTATCGTCATCCCGGTGAAGCACGAGAATTTTGGAAACGGGGATAAATTCGCCTTGGAGCGAACGGAGCAGCGCTTCATTCTCCCGGTAACCGACCGCACGCGCGTCCTCGATGCCTTCGAGCAGCTCTTCGATCGTACGCTTCGGCACATCTTCCACGCTCGTCGCGGAGTCGCGCATGCCAAGAAGCGTCTTCCCCGCTTCGTTAATGTAGAGCAGCTTGCCTTCCTCGTCAAACGTGGCAATCAAATCCTTGGCAGCGCCCAGTACTTTCAACTGCTGGCTGCGAATCTGCTCCGCCTGCTTCTGCTGCGTAATATCGCGCGCGATGCCCGCAACGCCAATGAAGCGTCCTTCCCGATCCAGCATGCCGTTCGAACTGTGAGCGACGGGGAACCGCGTACCGTCCTTCCGGATGTAGTTCCATTCCCTCTCGTACGTGAATTGCTCGGCGCGCAGCATCTCGAACACCGTAATATCCGCGGGAACCGGCCGGCCGTAAGTTCGGCTGAGACGAGCCGCTTCCATGGCAATGTCCATCGGGTCGATGAACAAGAGGCCCGTGGCATGCTGAATGACTTCCTCGGCTTTATAACCCAGCATCCGTTCGGCGGCTTTGCTGAAATACGTAACGCGATACTGGTTATCGAGCACGATAAACGCAAATTGGTTTTGATTGATCATGGCGTCCATCTGGCCGAACATGCCACTTAGATGATGCTTCATCTGATTGACGGAATTCGACAGCTGCGACAGCTCGTCTCCGCCTTCGTCCACGATATTACTCACGTCGAATCGGCCGGCCGCAGCCGCTTCCGTCACGCTTAGAATGCGTTTAAGGCGTGAAATGATAGGATGCGAGAACAGAATTAACAGAAGAGTGAGAATGGCTTCAGCGAGGGCGATCGTTAGGATGGAGCGCCATTTGATTTCCGATAGCGGCGCTTCGATTTCATGCAGCGGCACGTCCAAGGCCATATACCATGTCGTTCGTTCGACTTTGGCATAGAAGAGGAAGGAATCGCCGGATTTCCCGCTTAGCTTGGCAGAGCCGTTCAGCATCGACAACATCTGCTTCGCCGCCGGTTGAAACGGCAAATCCGGGGATGCGATCGAATGCGGCGCGTTCAGCAAATCGCTGTCCGACGGCGCCTCGATGATCGTCCCTTCGTTGTTGTACATAAACGTCTCATCGGCTCGGCCGACGCGAACGTGGAGCTGCTCGTTGTAAAGCCGGTCCGCGGACATGGCGGCGTCCACCACGCCGACGATCTCGTTGCCGCTGCCGTAGACGGGAACCTGAATCACGAACATCCTCGTGCCGCTCTGCCCGCGGACGAAGGGATCCGTGACCATGACCTTGCCTTGCATGACGGCAGAGAACGAAGGTTCGGCGGAAATGTCGACGATATCCCCGTCGTCCAGTACGAGGCGTCCCGCAGGATCCGCAAATCCGAGCGTCTTGAAGGGAGAACCGGAGCGTCCGATTTCGTTACGGAAATACTGAAGCCGAACCGTGTCGGAACCGAACCGTACCTGGTCGGTGCGGCTCATGACCTCCGCCTCCGCAAGACGGGTATCGACCCATGACGAGAGATTGTCCGCCGCGTTCTGTACTTGCGTGCCGGCCTTGTCGACCAGCGCTTCCACGATCGTATGCTTGGCCGCCGAATAATTGCCGTAACCGACAATGGACAGCACGCCTGCGGTAAGAGAGAGAATAAGAACCAATACTTTTGTCCGAAGTGACCATTGTCCCAACACGAAATCCTCCTGCGCTCATAGGTCGTAATACCTCATTATAACTTGGGAGGAAACGGCTTCATAGGTAATTTATCGGGGCACGTTCATGTCCTGCAGATTCGTTCGGAGCTGATGCAGGCGTTGTATGTAATAGTGCTTCGCGCAATAACCTTTGCTGACGGAGCGCTTGCTGCAATTAATCCATTTGCAGGCGGTCGGCTCGGCGGCTTGGCGAACTTTAATGACCTCGGGGTCTCCGTGCCTCAGCCAGCGCTGGTGATGCATGGAACACATCTTCTTCGCTTTAATAGGTTTATCGCATGCGTGGACTTTACAATTATTCATCTAAATTCTTCCTCTCGATGTCAGGATCTCATGATGCATTTTGTCTTATTATGAGGGATTACGAAAGGTTTGAAAAGACCTTCAAAGCCGCAATTTCACTATAAATTTCGGTACTCGTCGAATGAAAAGGACTGCATTTGCACATCGATAAATATTTAAATTTGCATGTCAATTTATTGCAAGTGCCCGCCCGGGGTTTAACGAAATGTCATCGCTTTACGAAGGCTATTCACGCTCCGCTATTGAAACGCTTTCGGGTTTCGGCACCATTCCTGCCTCTTAAAAAATAGTCCCAGTTGAAAAGTAGAATCGCCACTCTTATACTGTTGTATAATCAGTTAACAAGAAAGGGCTTTCGCCGTCTTCAAGCGGTGGGCCATGTTTTGCAGCGTATCGCGACAACGGATACGTTCTAGTCATTAAGAAATAGATTGCGAGGGATGCCGCGTGATGCTTTCTACCGTTGTTTTTCAGAATCTCAAAACGCCGCTCGCCGTCGTCGTTGTCGACCATGACGACGATTGCCACTTTAATGTCGCGAACAAAGCTTTCTCCCGTCTGGTCGGCTGCTCCGGAGATGTGCTGGAAGGTCTGCCGCCGGAACGCTTATTCTCGGAATGGGACCGAAGCAGGATGCTCTCGCTCGCTCAGCACGAAACCTGCCTGCTGCAGCATTTGGCCGGCGATGACCCGCTCCGTCTGCTATTGACCTGCGAGGCCCTCACCGAAACAGAGCAGAACGCCTTCCTGCTGACTGCCGAAGACATCAGCGCCAAATCCTGGATAGACGGCATGCGGGAATCTCAAAAGGTGCTCCTGGGCGGCATTCTTAACGACAAGTTCATTGTCGAACGTTTCTTCAAGTACTACCCGACGCCTGTTTTCGACAATCATCGGTTTCCCGAAAGCGAACTTCTGAACGAATACTTGGATGACGATGAACGAGAGCGTCTGCTCACCGTGCTCAAACAGACCGCCCAGCAGCGCCAAAAGCATCATATCGTTGTCCGGACCAAGGAATTTACCGATTCCGCGCAGTTGGACCTGCACATCGCGTATCATCCGTTCTATCACATGGACGGGGGACTGAAGAACATCGCTTTCATCGTATCGGACATTCGATCCATTGCCCCGGATGCATCCGATACCGTCGACTCATCCGTCACGTTGAAAGTACTCATGGCCCGCAATTATATGTCCGCCCAGCAGTTGTCCGCCGTAACCGGAATCTCCATGCAAACCATTTCCAAGCTGCGCAATGGGAAAATCAACAAGCCCCAGCGTCAGACGGCGCTGCTCATCGCGCAAGCGTTAAAAGTTTCGCCGCAGGTTATTTGGCCATAAAAAACGAGGTTAAGCGTCGAACACGCAAAACCGCGCCATTTTGCGCCTTTATAGTTTAGTGCGTTAAAGCGTTTATCGGTAAACGGAATGTAGCGTTACAGCGTTGCTCGGTCTTCGGGTCTAAGCGTCACAGCGTTGCCTAATTTGCGAGGCCAAGCGTTACAGTGCCGCTTGATTTGCGGACTAAGCATTACAGCGCTGCGAGGGGCATGCCCCTCGCAGCGCTGTAATGCTTGACTATGAAGTTCAGGCGCGTTCCTGCAGCGCTGTAATGCTTGACTATGAAGTTCAGGCGCGTTCCTGCATCGCTTGATGCACGAGCCGCAGCGTCCTGCTGCTTGCGGCGATTTCGCCGATAAAGCCGGCGTCCACGGATGCCAAGTGCTGCCACGCTTTGACGCAGGTCGGACAGAAATGGACACCGCTGCCTGCCACGATGATGGCCATCGCTTCTTCGTGCGACATCGCCTGCCGATAGGATCGTGACGAGGTCAGCGCATCGTAAACGTCCGCGACGGCCGTAATGCGCGCGAGCAGAGGGATGTCGTCTCCGCGCAGCCGGTCGGGATAACCCGTGCCGTCCCACTTCTCATGATGAGACCGAATAACAGCAAGCTCATCGCCAAGAAATCCGAGCTGTTTGCACATGTCGTACCCCGAAACGGGATGCTGCTCGATGACGCGGCGCTCTTCCTGCGTCAGCTTGCCGGCTTTATTCAGAATCGCATCCGGTACCCTCAGCTTGCCGACGTCATGGACGACACCGCCCTGGGCGATGGCGCGAAGCTTGTCCTTGGAAAGTTCCATCTCCTCGCCGAGCCGGAGCGCGTAGAGCGCCACGCGATTGTTATGCCCCGCGGTGTAGGCATCCCTGGCTTCCGTCGCCATAATGAGGGCTTTCACGCTAGGTGTCTTGCAGGCCTCCAGCCAGGCGCGAGGATCGGATTGGAACAGCACGCGCAGCGACGAGCTGAACGAGCCTTGGGAGAAGTACTGCCGAAGCAAGCCGGCGACCATCACCAGTATGGAGCCCAGCAGCAGCAGATGGTATATCCACCAGCTCAGCTGCCACGTCTTGCCTTCGACGATGATATACTGCGCGGCGATAATCAAGCTTACGCTGTATACGATCGCTTTCTGCAGCGGAAATCCCGCGGACAGATAAGAACGCCAGTATCGGTAGAAGGTCCATGCGCAGGCAGCCAATGTTATGCCGGCCGCCAGCCATTTGTTCGGATTGGTCGCCAGCGGGATATCGCCTATCATGTCCGGAACCAGCATCGTAAGCATCCCGAGCAGCAGCAGCGTCATCAGCCATACGGGGAGAAGCCACTGCCGCCTTCTGGCGATCTGCCGAACAAGCCAATGATCCGTCGATAAGGACGATAACGCGAGCCATAAGGCAGCCAGCAATACGCTGAGCTGGGCGAACATCGCGGGCAAATCGCCGTAATGGGTCACAAACCCCGGCGTCGTCAGCCCATGAAGGAGAAAAACGCCAGCCAGCGACAAGTACGCCAGCGACAGGAAACCGACCTTTATGTTGCGAAGCCGCTGTCCTGCTATGCCGACGGCAACCGCAACCAGCGTGGCCAGCGCCGCCACGATCGTAACGATTATGAAATGGCCATGCGGCATTTTCATCGTCATGTCAGCTTCTTGATGCGAACGAAACCATTCAAATAATACGATCGGAAGAATAGCGGCCAATAACGGTCCGATAACGGCTCTGCGACGTCCCTGCATAAGTTAAAATCCCTCTCCTTCATCCTCGGTTATCCTGCGCCTAGCCGACTTGAATTGTCGTAAACATGCCCCCTGTCGGCAACGTGAAGTTGTTCGCATTATGATGGGGGATATGGCAGTGAAAGGGCCAGTTTCCCGGATTCCACGCCAGAAACCGCACGTCACGCGTTTCGCCCGGAGACACGAGCACCGTGCTTCGGCGAAGCTGATTCCACGGCGGAATCTCGTTGCCGTCGCATGCGGTTTCGAGCATCTGCACGCCGTGCAGATGCATGGGATGCCCTTGCATACCAAGATTCGCCATTCGAATCCGCAACACCTCCCCGCGCCTCGCTTGAAGCGGTGACGTATTCGGGAAGCAGCGCCCGTTCATGGTGAAAAAATTGAAGCCGTCCGACAACGGATCGATCGCGTACGTGCCCGGTCCCAGCTTGCCTTTCGGCAGGCCGGTCACCGCAAACTCCTGCAGCATATAAGCAAAATCCCGCGAAATCCCCCGTTCGTAACGGTCCCAAATAATGAACAGTCCGCCCATTCCCATCATCTCTTGGCGGATCGTTTCATGATGGCTGTGATACATATGGGTGCCTGGTTGATTGACGATACGGAATTCGTAATCGACGTAGTAACCCGGCCGAATGAGCGGAGTCGGCTCGATGTCCGGAACGCCGTCCATCGTATTCGGCACGTCAAGGCCATGCCAGTGCACGCAGGTCGCCTCCGGCAGCAGGTTGGTGACGCGAATTCGCACCTGGTCTCCGGGCTCCACGACGATGGTCGGTCCCGGAATCGAACCGTTGTATCCGTACCCTTGCATGAATAAGCCCGGGAGCAATTCCTGCTGCACGGGCTGGGCAATCAATTCGAAGCATTTCACGCCGTTATGAAGCGTACAAGGCAAAAGCGACACATCCGGAGATTCCACCATTCCGCCATCCCTCCCATGTCATAACCAACGAAGTTTATGCGGGGCGGACGCGGAACATGAGCTTTTAACGAAATATAGACCTCTATTCAGAATATCGGATTATGAAGGAGTAAAATGTAGTCGTTACAAGCGAAATGGACGCATACTCGAATAAAAAAAGGACTTCGCCCACCGGATCGGTGAAACAAAGTCCTCTTGCGCATTACCTTTTCCCTACGTCGAGATCGCCGGAGCCCGTATGGATTTGAACAGGCACGGAGCCGCTGCCGAAGACGAGATGATGAATGTCATCGTCGTCCGTGCTGCCTTTCACGCCATCCCAGTCATTGTCGAGACTGCCGGATCCGGAGCTGTAGCTGATTGCGACATCGGCTGGCTGCCGATCCGTAAAGATCCCCACGTCGCCGCT
It encodes:
- a CDS encoding response regulator transcription factor produces the protein MYKLLIIEDDVMMSDMLSMYMSGEGYEIKQAENGELGLKLLEQFKPDLVLLDLMLPDWDGIELCIRMRQQSPVPIMIVSMKSEVSERVQALRAGADDYLCKPFSMHELSARVEALIRRSRLMQTAVSESRSMEAAEAIAEKEIKLDSERRLLLVRGNFVETTFSEFEIMKLFLTHPGKVFSREDLINAIRGFDSFVTDRAIDVHIVNLRRKVEKNPKEPHFIRTVWGVGYKYVMEAESATH
- a CDS encoding response regulator, whose translation is MGQWSLRTKVLVLILSLTAGVLSIVGYGNYSAAKHTIVEALVDKAGTQVQNAADNLSSWVDTRLAEAEVMSRTDQVRFGSDTVRLQYFRNEIGRSGSPFKTLGFADPAGRLVLDDGDIVDISAEPSFSAVMQGKVMVTDPFVRGQSGTRMFVIQVPVYGSGNEIVGVVDAAMSADRLYNEQLHVRVGRADETFMYNNEGTIIEAPSDSDLLNAPHSIASPDLPFQPAAKQMLSMLNGSAKLSGKSGDSFLFYAKVERTTWYMALDVPLHEIEAPLSEIKWRSILTIALAEAILTLLLILFSHPIISRLKRILSVTEAAAAGRFDVSNIVDEGGDELSQLSNSVNQMKHHLSGMFGQMDAMINQNQFAFIVLDNQYRVTYFSKAAERMLGYKAEEVIQHATGLLFIDPMDIAMEAARLSRTYGRPVPADITVFEMLRAEQFTYEREWNYIRKDGTRFPVAHSSNGMLDREGRFIGVAGIARDITQQKQAEQIRSQQLKVLGAAKDLIATFDEEGKLLYINEAGKTLLGMRDSATSVEDVPKRTIEELLEGIEDARAVGYRENEALLRSLQGEFIPVSKILVLHRDDDTGESFYSCIARDISEAKRVQFELEQAKREAESANVAKSHFLAQISHEIRTPLAGIIGLTGLMQKTELMPLQLDYLQKTRDSSQALLAIINDILDFSKAEAGRIELNEMPFDPYSLIQKLNEMLSVFVGGKEQFQFITETPLMLPESLIGDWLRIEQILLNLCINAIKFTERGFVRLRLEVLSGGETEGSHARIAFTVEDTGIGMTEDQLSKLFKPFVQANAQTNRKYGGTGLGLVIVKRLVELMGGTIQVRSEIGKGSTFSFALDLAVAEPPLMDRFFIQAGKDCSIWVVEDHQYLSERLCTALEESGLMPIPLWSWKSAHERLARSGIGVLPFAVLLDFEMPDMYAEETWHAMHETAKEAGIKTIALTTAYGREELLKLPEENRPDAILVKPTTRISLYQALLTLFDRTAERPAEGMEETAAAASVPEPLAGTILLAEDNDINQLVAVEQLREWGCKVDVAETGNEVLDRLTTKRYDLILMDIHMPEMDGDEAARIIRLDSKYDRMPIVALTANIMQEDHDRYMQLGMNDVLTKPIDPAKLMQVIAKWLRYGKELRVEPAKGKTGDAAKAKPKERDSLSAVYVPVSDAGEEWLERGIEGLRLQEALQRVNGKRDILTHMLKLFLKDYRTFEERLYETVDAGDYATARRMAHTLKGVAGNLSADELSASAHRLELQLKAAGDGQPAPELETAASEANAVLQNLLEELTIIMPDFDNIS
- a CDS encoding helix-turn-helix domain-containing protein produces the protein MLSTVVFQNLKTPLAVVVVDHDDDCHFNVANKAFSRLVGCSGDVLEGLPPERLFSEWDRSRMLSLAQHETCLLQHLAGDDPLRLLLTCEALTETEQNAFLLTAEDISAKSWIDGMRESQKVLLGGILNDKFIVERFFKYYPTPVFDNHRFPESELLNEYLDDDERERLLTVLKQTAQQRQKHHIVVRTKEFTDSAQLDLHIAYHPFYHMDGGLKNIAFIVSDIRSIAPDASDTVDSSVTLKVLMARNYMSAQQLSAVTGISMQTISKLRNGKINKPQRQTALLIAQALKVSPQVIWP
- a CDS encoding HD-GYP domain-containing protein codes for the protein MQGRRRAVIGPLLAAILPIVLFEWFRSHQEADMTMKMPHGHFIIVTIVAALATLVAVAVGIAGQRLRNIKVGFLSLAYLSLAGVFLLHGLTTPGFVTHYGDLPAMFAQLSVLLAALWLALSSLSTDHWLVRQIARRRQWLLPVWLMTLLLLGMLTMLVPDMIGDIPLATNPNKWLAAGITLAACAWTFYRYWRSYLSAGFPLQKAIVYSVSLIIAAQYIIVEGKTWQLSWWIYHLLLLGSILVMVAGLLRQYFSQGSFSSSLRVLFQSDPRAWLEACKTPSVKALIMATEARDAYTAGHNNRVALYALRLGEEMELSKDKLRAIAQGGVVHDVGKLRVPDAILNKAGKLTQEERRVIEQHPVSGYDMCKQLGFLGDELAVIRSHHEKWDGTGYPDRLRGDDIPLLARITAVADVYDALTSSRSYRQAMSHEEAMAIIVAGSGVHFCPTCVKAWQHLASVDAGFIGEIAASSRTLRLVHQAMQERA
- a CDS encoding multicopper oxidase family protein, which codes for MVESPDVSLLPCTLHNGVKCFELIAQPVQQELLPGLFMQGYGYNGSIPGPTIVVEPGDQVRIRVTNLLPEATCVHWHGLDVPNTMDGVPDIEPTPLIRPGYYVDYEFRIVNQPGTHMYHSHHETIRQEMMGMGGLFIIWDRYERGISRDFAYMLQEFAVTGLPKGKLGPGTYAIDPLSDGFNFFTMNGRCFPNTSPLQARRGEVLRIRMANLGMQGHPMHLHGVQMLETACDGNEIPPWNQLRRSTVLVSPGETRDVRFLAWNPGNWPFHCHIPHHNANNFTLPTGGMFTTIQVG